Proteins encoded within one genomic window of Bombina bombina isolate aBomBom1 chromosome 1, aBomBom1.pri, whole genome shotgun sequence:
- the LOC128662613 gene encoding chemerin-like receptor 1 — translation MERTLLSENLCYFLWDLKNLSQSEIIDATSSIATAIKYSSFVLSVLTCVFGLVGNAIVILVTGFIMKEKRSRIWFLNLAIADFLFLLFLPIGAISLLNGNWPFGSHLCKAYHFLSNVNMYASIFIIIALNIDRVLSVAKPIWHLKFLSPKLCYFTCILIWIITALCSLPAALYSNEYSFGEGTQCLMGYNGYSNKEMNITAERNSDQIMKLAKKLFFRHEERKKRNVDHHNSVNDEDFMSNTTQLYTISIKKNNFMEIKNNITYIVISETIKDLAINVFFTLAHDNIKLLPDQRDQCEGNECCANEKDLTKWNQMLLITESLAIPLTIIGFFVPLFVILFSNVIIAINVRNSRTVKPSRLYRIVVTVVLVYFLTWTPLVIAQIISLAAARNMKFSLFLKINMILPLLSSIAYTNSCLNPIVYVLVGKNVKNSITDSMKNIRLSMSRNSLKTTQKKN, via the coding sequence ATGGAGAGAACATTGCTCTCTGAAAATCTTTGCTATTTCTTATGGGACTTGAAAAATCTTTCTCAGTCGGAAATCATAGATGCAACTAGTAGTATAGCAACAGCTATCAAGTACAGTAGTTTTGTGTTGTCTGTGCTTACTTGTGTCTTCGGATTAGTGGGCAATGCTATTGTCATCTTGGTTACTGGGTTCATAATGAAGGAAAAAAGGTCAAGAATCTGGTTTTTGAACTTGGCCATAGCAGATTTcctatttttgttgtttttgccGATTGGTGCAATTTCTTTATTAAATGGCAACTGGCCATTTGGATCACATCTATGTAAAGCATATCATTTTTTATCCAACGTGAATATGTATGCAAGTATTTTCATCATTATTGCTCTAAATATAGATCGTGTCCTTTCAGTTGCTAAACCAATATGGCATCTCAAGTTCCTGTCTCCAAAATTGTGTTACTTTACTTGTATTCTTATTTGGATAATAACCGCTCTATGTAGTCTTCCAGCAGCTCTTTACAGCAATGAATATAGTTTTGGTGAAGGAACGCAGTGCCTTATGGGCTATAATGGATACAGTAATAAGGAAATGAATATCACTGCAGAAAGAAATAGTGATCAAATTATGAAACTGGCCAAGAAGTTGTTTTTTAGGCATGAAGAACGCAAAAAGAGAAATGTTGACCATCATAATTCTGTAAACGATGAGGATTTCATGAGCAATACAACACAATTGTACactataagtattaaaaaaaacaattttatggaGATTAAAAATAATatcacttatatagtaatatcagaaACCATAAAGGATTTAGCTATCAATGTCTTTTTTACTCTTGCACATGACAATATTAAGTTACTTCCAGACCAGCGAGATCAATGTGAAGGCAATGAGTGTTGTGCTAATGAAAAGGATTTAACGAAATGGAACCAGATGTTGTTAATCACAGAGAGTCTTGCGATACCTCTAACAATTATTGGTTTCTTTGTTCCTCTTTTTGTTATACTGTTTTCCAATGTAATAATTGCTATAAATGTAAGGAACTCAAGGACTGTAAAACCTTCAAGATTGTACAGGATTGTTGTTACAGTGGTTTTGGTTTATTTCCTAACGTGGACACCACTGGTCATAGCACAGATTATTTCCCTAGCTGCTGCACGTAATATGAAATTTTCACTTTTCCTTAAGATCAATATGATTTTGCCCTTACTATCCAGCATAGCCTACACCAACAGTTGCTTAAACCCTATTGTGTATGTGCTAGTTGGCAAAAATGTAAAGAATTCAATTACAGACTCTATGAAAAACATAAGACTAAGCATGTCAAGGAATTCACTCAAAAC